The Magnolia sinica isolate HGM2019 chromosome 3, MsV1, whole genome shotgun sequence genome includes the window GAAAAGGAATTCTAGTAGAAAAGATGCGCCAGCCAACCGTAATTGCAGAGCAATTTCCTACGTCATTTCTTTCAGGAGGTTTGTTAATTTCTCATATGTGTGGATCCAGCTCCTCTATTCACTGACAAGGTGCTGTTGCACACACGCAAGATCCAAGGCATCCATCTAGTCAATCCCACGACCCAAGAATCGATCCCTGTACACTTATCAAGCGGACCGAAAAGTAGAAGGGGACACAATTTCTTTTAGCTGTCTAGTTTATACACTGCAGGCCTGCGGCCCATCTGACAAGCGGattgacctgattcttgggccatgGCGTCTACGTGGCagtgatggacagcttggatgttcCATGCGCATGCCACCTTGGCACACATCGCAAGGTGCAGAGGAGCTGGAATATACTTGTGAGGAACAGCAGAATGAAAGCTGATGCAATTGTCTCAGAATTCACCACTATGATACCAATGGATCCACCTCTCCAGCAGCCTTCAGGGCCTTGCATCATTCACCAATAATCTTTGCATGAACAAGCTCCATCCTTAAAATGGTGGAAGCGGTTTCGATCCCTAACGATTATCTCCCGCTCATAGATCTTTGAGATCAACTTGGTTGCAATATGGCAATCGCTACATGCACGAAGGTTCTTCACTATCCTCATTGGAGTCCTAGGACTCGTGCTGACAAGACCAAAGGCAATGGCCAACTTTTCGCTGTGATGACATAGGGCTTGCCTTTTCTCTTCCTCATCAATTTCATGCAACACATGGCCAGTTTTAGGTACATATCCTTCTGCCTTCAATTTCATTGCAACATCATCCAACATGGAATATATCTCCTTAGATAGAGGGTGTGAGCTATCACCAGCCATGAATTCATGTACTGCGTTGTCAACCTCGATCGAACTACAACCAGGTGTCTTCAAAATCCCCCTATCTTTCATGAATCTCCTCACCTTAGCAACATCATCCCACCGGCCTTTAGAGGCATATATGTTCGACAGGAGGACATAGTTCCCATCATTGAGCGGCTCCAATTCAATGAGATGTTCCATCGCAATCTCAGCTAACTCGACATTGCCGTGGGAACTACAAGCATTGAGCAATGCCCCCCATAGAACTCCGTTGGGTTCCATCGGCATGTTTTTGATAGTCTTATAAGCCTCTTGTAAAAGACCTGCCCTTCCGAGAAGATTTACAAAGCACCCATAATGCTTGATACTGGGTTCAATACCGTACTTCTTCTGCATTGAATAGAAATATTGTGTGCCTTTGTCGACCAATCCCGAATGAGTGCAAGCCAGTAAGACTCCCATAAACGTGACTTTATCTGGTCTTGTTTCACTCATTTGCATTTGTTCGAACCTCTCAAGCGCCATCTCCCCATAACCATGCATGGCAAGTCCTCCAATTATTGAATTCCATGTACAAACACTCCACTGTGGGAGCTTTTCAAACACTTGGGAAGCTTTGTGGATGTACCCACATTTCACATACATGTCGATGAGGGCAGTACCAAGGGTAGGATTGATGAAGACTCCATTCCTATCGATGAATCTATGAACCCACCTACCCATCTCCAAAGCTCCAAGATGGGCACAAGCCGTAAGGACGTTTACCAATGTCAATTCATTTGGCTCGATCTCTGCACCTTGCATTTCATGAAACAGTGCAAGCCCATCCATGTACCTTTTCTGCTTCATGTAACCTGTGACCATTGCAGTCCAAGACACCACATTTCTATTGGACATGTTATCGAAAACCATCCGTGCATACTCAATATCTCTGCAATTGGAATAAAATGTAACCAAGGAGGTTTGACAGTAGACATCGGCTCCCAAACCTGGCGTTTTGAGGATTAAGGCATG containing:
- the LOC131239414 gene encoding pentatricopeptide repeat-containing protein At4g21065-like: MTGNSLLPAIPELRNLSHHSILHTQNMNAIALNHTSHFPNSIKSSENPNIKPPKHQSLNLSLLKHCTHLSDFKQIHAQIIKNPSPQTNILLSKLIESLVNSTHMDYALHVFEEMPEPTTFVYNTMIKGYALSSSSEGIELYIRMRCRGLEPDNFTYPFLLKACRDLTEGKGVHALILKTPGLGADVYCQTSLVTFYSNCRDIEYARMVFDNMSNRNVVSWTAMVTGYMKQKRYMDGLALFHEMQGAEIEPNELTLVNVLTACAHLGALEMGRWVHRFIDRNGVFINPTLGTALIDMYVKCGYIHKASQVFEKLPQWSVCTWNSIIGGLAMHGYGEMALERFEQMQMSETRPDKVTFMGVLLACTHSGLVDKGTQYFYSMQKKYGIEPSIKHYGCFVNLLGRAGLLQEAYKTIKNMPMEPNGVLWGALLNACSSHGNVELAEIAMEHLIELEPLNDGNYVLLSNIYASKGRWDDVAKVRRFMKDRGILKTPGCSSIEVDNAVHEFMAGDSSHPLSKEIYSMLDDVAMKLKAEGYVPKTGHVLHEIDEEEKRQALCHHSEKLAIAFGLVSTSPRTPMRIVKNLRACSDCHIATKLISKIYEREIIVRDRNRFHHFKDGACSCKDYW